Below is a window of Nicotiana tabacum cultivar K326 chromosome 19, ASM71507v2, whole genome shotgun sequence DNA.
CGTGCAAAATGGATCTGTATCCCGCCCCTCATCTCTTCTTGGTATGTTCATTTTATATTCTTCACAAATCACTTGAAATATACCTTCAGTTCTTCAAATGATAATAGTATATAATATTTCACTTGATGTAAAAATGGTTAAGTATTTGTAAATATTGATTCATATTCTTTCTAAATTTCCTAATATTTTGTAATTATAGATGTGTTTAATGTAAGCCATACATAAGATAGTGTTACCAAAAGCTATAGTAAAATATGCATAAAACATAGCATTACTTCGGCACAATTCTCAAACTTAAAAAGTTGACAGCATGCTTAATGCgattactaaaagaaaattcgtTGATTCATTCCTAGATGTGtgaaaaatcataatttttttttaaagaaatactccctctgttccagtttatgtgaacctatttcccttttggtccgttccaaaaagaatgaccattttctaaatttggaaataattttacttaaacttacaattctacccttaatgagaatctattataaccacacaaatactctgagcccctttttgacttgtttaggaccaccaATTAcaaaagtcttttattttttcttaaactccgtgccaaGTCAAACagtttcacataaattggaacggagggagtattatttttgaACACATAATAACAAAAGTATAATAGGTTAAGTGAAAAAACAATAAAATGTCCTCCGCACCTATTAATTAAGTTTAAGTATTGAATCCGTCTCTGCTTGTTATTCAGGATTGCCATCCATGAGCAAGGTTGGAAAGGTGAGATGTTCAATGGAGGTGAAGGGAGAGGGGGAAACATCAAAGTTGGGAATGGGAGCAGCATCAATGAtggcagcagcagtagcagcaagcatgtCAAGCCCAGCAGCAATGGCTCTTGTTGATGAGAGAATGAGCACAGAAGGAACAGGCCTTCCCTTTGGTCTCAGCAACAACCTTCTTGGTTGGATCCTTTTTGCTGtctttggtttggtttggtctctTTACACTGTCTACACTTCTGGccttgatgatgatgaagagTCTGGATTGTCTCTTTAAGCTTTATTATTACCACTTTATTATGCACCTTTTAATTTTTGTGTATTATGTGATATAATCAACTTAATTAGTGTCTTCTTATTGATGTTGTATCTGCAACTCTTCAATTGAAGTCTtctattttcctttcctttttttcctctttacttAAGGCTTTTACTTGCTATTTAGACAAAATATATAATATTCGAGAAGAATAGGGAAGCAAGGAAAGGAGAAGTTGTGAAAGTATCCGGTCTTGGGAGTAAACTTGTTGATTTCTAGCAAACTTGGTAATGCATTTAGACCCTTTTATAGAGAAAATGCAATAATTTTGGCAAAACATCTGTGCCTAAGACTAGATAGACTTTTATGTACTGATAATCAACAACTTCAATTCTTTATTgtccacaaaattttaggctttctttctCATTACTGCATGATAATTCAATTTGTCTTTCCTTTTCGTTTGTTCTTCTTCGCAAGAGTAAAGTTGTAGTCATCAAATTCTGATAAAAATATATTCGTCTGGTTTCTATGCATTAGCCTTTCCTACGTACATGATTCGCGAATGAATGTTAGCAAAGATTTCTTGTCAATTTAAGCCTAATCAGATATTCAATGCAATTCAATATTTTCATCTTCAATCGACAAAATAAATGCTTTGGATCAGTTTGTTAATTTTGTTTCGAAATACTTACATTACAACTACAAAACCAATCAGCTACATCAATAACACTTACTAACGATTTGCAAACAATAGAACAGATAATGAATAATGAATTGACAATTAAGTTTTCTGCTTCTCTTGTATGATTAATTTTGGTGCTGAAAGTCTTGGCTGATACTGTAATATTTTCTGGAAATCCATTGACTTGAAATTCTCGAGTGGTGTTTCAATTATACTTACTATAAAACTCGAAGAAATGACTTGTGCTACCAAATATTGACAGATATTGTTGGGCAGGTTCATGCCAATGCAGGGGACTTTtaggcccaaaataattttagcaTAATAAGGTCTTTACATCAATTAGAAGAGTTTGTAATTTTGTAACAAGAATAATGAATTTATAACATAAAATATCAATGTAAAAAAGCATCAAAGAGTGAGCTTGGAAATTTCAAATAGTTCAAATCAACTATTGTACATGTCCAGCCCATTGCGGAAAATTCCCTATTGCTGCCTCTCGTAGGAGTCTAGACGTGTCTCAGTTCCAGTGTGGCTGATCATCCTCTCGGATCAGCTTCTGATCACCGCCTTGATTAACTATTAGCTAATCAGATGTGAGCACGTCCCCACAACTATTTGAAGACGATCCAACAAATGAAGGTAGCTAAGCTAGGAGGAGTCTAATTCATCAGTTGGCATCTCACAACAGCAAATAGGACAACAGTGAGCATTCTCTAACCATTGCGTAATGCAATCGCCATGAAACATATGTGTGCAAGGCATACACAAAATCTCCCTCCCTTCCCCTAGTTTGTCAGCACAAATCACACAACCATCAATCATACATTCTCCATCGACCTCCATTCTCTCGGGCAACTCCATGGACGATTTACTAGCAGGTACCATCTCATTGAAGCGCGACAATTCTTCAAACAAATTGTTGGGTTTTTCTTTATAGtgtgtgaatgggaaatggaagaggCACCTCTTGGATTGCACCTCTTCATCACACCCTTTCATTATCTGTAAATTTAAAGGCTTGGCCTCATTTTTCATCCATAAAAAATCTGAAAACGTCTCCCCTCTTTTTACATTGTTGCATTATTTTCCAAATAAACATAAGTGTCAAATGTGATTTGCCCTGTTTGTTGAGTTCGCTGAAGTTCTATGATTTGTAGTGCCGCTATCACAGAATGTTATTCCGTTCTATCGTGGAAGGAATTAATAAAAGTTTCTTGCAATTAGAAGTCAACTAGTGTTAGTTTTGCTAAGCATGAGCGCCATCAAGTGGTGTGATCAAGCCAATGGAATTTTAAATGGAAGTCATGGCCGTGGCATAGCTTCATGATTTTCCAACATGTTTTTCATTTCTCCGGTGAATTTGTTTTGATCCGATGATACAAACAGAAATTCAAGAAGAAAGCGGCAACAAATCCGGGTTCTATTTTCATGACTCGATTTAACATACAAACGTATATGTTCCTCTTGATTTGATTCTCAAAGAATCTTGTACGCACTTGCTGGAGATATACTCTGTGCGATGTTTGTGTATGAAGCCGACTTGGAACTGGAGTTCTAGTTGGCTGAAAGTCTTCACAAGCAGTTCCTGTCCAGTAGGAATTGAATTAGACCGCGACAATATTGATATTTCAGGCATTGACCCTGTTCAAGTCGGGGAAAACATAAGAGACACATCAGTAGAGAATTCCATAACGGGCAAGTGATTTCAAAACAGTCTCGGGCAATACAACAGAGTCGTGTAATATGTTGGGAGACATGGAAGAGCAGATGTTCTTGCAAATATGGTGATAAAAAGAGGTTTAACTACTACAAGATGAAGCAACAGATTTACTGGAATACTCAAGCTGCAATCAATAGAGCTTTCCCAAAATGCAAGCTAACATTGCCTTGGATCAACTTTTGTGACAACATGATGACACTTCAACCTATTCCTAAGGCTATCTCAGTATGCAGGAATAAACCTAAACAGGGAGCCATTAAAGTAAACACCGATGGAAGCTTTATTCATGGTAATGGAAAAGCGGGATTGGGAGGAGTAGTGAGAAACGAACAAGGAAATCTCATTGTGGCCTTCTCAATTCCTtcaaaatgcagcagcaataaCATGGCAGAGGCTCAAGATGCTATGTTTGGCATTAATTGGTGTGTACAAAATGGGTTCTCATACTTCACAATTAAATTGGACTCAATGCTGGTGGTGAATATGCTCAAGGAGGGTGATACCAACAACTATAGGTTGAAGAAGATCATAAAGGATACTTCACATATAATGAACCAGGCTAATATTAGCCCTGTGCATTGCTTCAGGGAGACAAATGAAGTAGCAGATTCTCTAGCAAAATTGGCGACTACTAACTCTGAAGCCAAAGTATACCTTTCTTTCCAACAACTCCCAAAAGTAACTAAAGGTTCTTTTGTGCTTGACAAACACCAGATGCCTACTGTTAGGCTTAAGTATGACAAAGCAAATTTTTTTGTTAGCTAAGTAGTAAATGTCTTGTACTTTAACAGAGGCGCAAACTAATATAACAACTTTGTAACAACTTCTGTTGGATGTATATCAATGTGTTATAATCCTTGGAGGTAAGGCTCACATCCCCTCCTATcttttgaaaataaatacaacacccCAGGAAGCTTAGAAAattcctaatatatatatatatatatatataaggaaagGCAACAAAATCTGGCAGAGAATTTATTGTGACAGGCCATTACTCGGAGTTATAACTTTGGTAGCATACTTAAAATTatgtgaaaaaaatattttcaaggttGTAAGTATGTATTAGGCTTACATTGATGcttaaaaattattttgagaTCATGTAGATGAAAAGTTTATATGTATTAATATTAATATACATGTGTTAGTTTGATAACAATCATATATCAAACTGTTGAAATGGTTGGGGTTACATTGGTGTAGTTGGCCATTTGAAAAGAAAACCAAAATACTTGTGGTTTTCTACCCCTATTTGGAGTTAAAATCCTCGCGATTTTCTACTCACATATAGGAGACTAAAATCTTCGTAATTTTCTACTCCTGCTTCGAGATTAAAATCCACGTAATCTCCTACTAGTTCGTTGAGATTAAAGTCTGTGTGACTTTCTACTCATTTGTGGGAGATTAAAGTCTAAGTGACTTTCTACTCTTTTTGAAAGACTAGAATCTTAGTGATTTTCTACTCCAATTTATAACACGGTgtgaagattaaaaacttcaccGATTATTAAATTTGATTGTGTCAGATATTActcggtttgaagattaaaaattTTGCCGTTTATTAATTTTGGTTGTGTTAGatcggtttgaagattaaaaactttATCATTTATTAATTCTGACTCTGTCGTGACACAAATAACAGTTCATATGCTTGGATCTACAAAGTAATAAGGGTGGAGAAGATGAATGCCTTGTTGATAAGTTCTAGTTTATCACAAaacttgtggggggggggggggagatatTCTTGCATCTaaccgaatactaaatcgagttcCCCGTAGTAAAacgcaatccattccatatgaaaaatgaaaagaaagaaaggccaacttaaaatattttaatgtgtgGGGGTGCTTAGCTAAAGTATAAGTACCTAAACCCAAAATGATAAAGATCGGACCAAAAATCATTGATTGTATTTTTATAGGATATGCAATAAATAGTaaggcatatcgttttctggttcataaatcagaaaatcccgacattcatattGATACGATAAtcgaatcagataatgctgaattctttgagaatatttatccatATAAAAAAGAATGTGATTAATCTAGTAAAAAATCTAAGCGACCTCGGAATGAGATAAAGAAAAGTACGTTTAATGAGgaaaatccaagacgtagtaaacgtcaaaggacaactactttctttggaccagattttctgACATTCTTGTTGGAAAATGAGCTTCGAACTTTTAAAGAAGTTATGTCTTCCTCGGAAAGAAGCAGTCAATAGTAAGATAGAATCCATAATATGTAATCATACttgagaattggttgatcttcctccagaaaataaacctttgggttctaagtggattttcaaaagaaaaataaaagttaatagtactattgacaaatataagacAAGATTAATTATCAAATAGTTTAGACGACAAGAAagtcttgattactttgacacataCTTGCCGGTAATGAGGATTATATCTATTCGGATATTAATAGCATTAGTCACGATATATGCTCTTGAAATCAATCAAATAGATGTGAAAACATCTTTCTtaaatgaagatttggaggaaaaaATTTACATGAAACAACCTGAAGAGTTTGTGGTTCCTGACAAACATTTGAAATGCGGGGGCGTTTCGCTTATGCATGACAAAAGCCAACGTTAGACGTAATGTCTACATTATTCAGAAGAACTAGACGATAAGATTTTTTGGACCTTACAAATTCTTAGTGGATATTGATATGGTAGTCGGTGAATTCATTACTTGTTTAATCTTAATGATGACTAGTGATGAAACAACCAATTCCAAAGTTTTTCACGTGCCTTTCTAGAAAGGTTGTGTTCTTtcttgtttagttcttttatgaAAGAGTGTCACTTAGAAGGTTGTGACTTTTCATGAAAAGATGCGTCTATATGTTATTGTATAGACATGGCCAAATGTATTAATACGTTGGTCTATAATGAGGTGAACCAACCAATGAACATGACCAAAATCCAAGTTTGATTTATTTCATGAATGAAGGTGCtataatttgcatatcatataaATATATGAATAAATAGCATACAAATGCTAGTAAATGGCGGAGTGGTTGCGAAATGTGTTATATATTAAAAGGTTGTGACTACAACTGATGCCAATTATTCCAGCTGTTGTTTTAATATAATATTGCTACATTAAGTGTAGTCAATAATCTGATATACAATAGAAAGTCTAGACGTATTAGTCTACAACATAAGGAAGTTCACATTGAACTGTCATGACAATGAAATGAGTCTTGAGATATTTGAAATATACTCAAAATTATGATGTGCACTATAATAAATATCCCGCGGTAATGTATACTGATGCAAATTAGATTACCGATTTAACTGTTTAtaaatccacaagtggatatatTTTTACATGCGTTGGAGGTGTGGTGTCTTGAAAATTATCCAAATAAACGTGCATTGCACGTtgtacaatggaggctgagtttatAGCCTTAGACAATATCGGTGAATAAACAGAATGGCTCCagaatttcttaaaaatattccattttggcccaaattgTTGACACATATAGGCATACATTATGATAGTCAAGCGGAAATGGAAAGGGCTAGGAGCATAATGTgtaacggaaaatctcgtcatatacgccGAAGGCATAAAatcgttagacaactactctcaaGGAGAATTATCATAATTGACTATATGAAGTCAAGTGCTGAGGTGTCGGATCTATTTAAAAAGGCCTAATTAGAGAGGTATTTGAAAGATCATCGAGGGAAATGgaactatggccgaggacaagtcattgTGACGGTAACTCTActtagaagactggagatcccaagatctaggttcagcgagatcaaacaaagtcgttagtgacggttcaacattgtcaaataaaattttgatccattctcgtgatgagacaatgttcattACTAAGGATAATGCGTTAACGCTTTTTACTGATTTTTCAGTTTGATatggggtatatcaaatagtgtatctacgtgacacgtttaggaatcacctatcacgaccccaattcccaccgtaggatgtcgtgatggcatctagtccttaagactaggtaagcctaacatatgctgataaataataaaatttaacaaaTCTTATTTGCAATACATTAAATAATACCTAAAACAACGTAGCTGAACAAATGTCAGTTATATAACCCCAAGAGcggtagtataagtcataagcctttctaataGTAACTATATATAATGAATACATAACTGATCcgaaataataggaaacaatggAATTCAACATAAGGTGACTTCGGGACCTGCGAAcgtcgagcaggtataccttgaagtctccagcagCGCAGACATCAGTCTCAAAACCAACTCGATctaaagtacctggatctgcacaaaaatgtgcaaaaatatagcacgagtacaccacaacggtacccagtaagtatcaagcctatcctcggtagagtagtgacgaggccaggtcaagatacCTACCAGACATGAAAACCTGCGCAGGATATAACATAAAGCTAACCaaggaaagaacatcaatgtaaggcCAATAGCAGAAGTATCGCATATTACAATCAACAGTGAAAATAGTGGGAGCACGAATGGCAAAGAGATACAACCAAGTAATTAAGCAACAACCTAGTCGGGGTACAAATGAAATATGAATGAATTCAAGTAAGGGAAACCGATGACAACTCAATCAATTAAATCATTCCTAATGCATGAACTAGAACAAGAATTACCCAAAGTACCACTCCTCAAAATCTCAAATCATAAGTCACAACTTCCAAACCTCACACATATGGAACTTTGTGCCCACATTTTCCAAATCACTTTCGCACGGCAAAATCCATGTACTACCACGTACATAATATCCGTGTCAAATGCTAATAGAAATGTTCGAGGGAcctatttatatacaataaaGCATAATAACAGTTTTGAATAAAATAGGAAATCAATgagaaaatgagtttattttaaaaattatttgggtgAAGGAAATAACattttttgaataaaataaaataaagcatcggataagctactgaattaaatatagaatttgttgaattaaaacataataacgatttttaagtaaagtacagaCATCAGACTGAGTAAGAAGTttaagttgagaaatcaattaaagtaaaatatgaCAACTATTAAGAATAGTAAAGTACCAAATGAAATGATGATTTTTAACTTAAGAGTCACATAAGGAAAGCATGCTCCAAATTCTTTCATTTAAAACTGTTATGTTATCAACAACTCAACAAGGTATGAGATAGTAACTCCGCATAGTAAATTCATCTtgaaaatcaattcaccaagtaCCCACGGGAGCACAGATTTGATACATTGAAGTAATACAACGGTTCACGCAGGATGCACGACTCACACAAAACATAACCACAATGACAAGTACAATACACACAATCTGTTGCGGCGCACAATTCGATCCCGCCGTACATACACTATCCTCCCTAATTTCACCATGTCAATATcaagaatcacatataaaatccgttacggcgcgcaacccgatcccacagtaTTATCAATTATCAATATTATAATCCTTCCTTATTCCACCATAAATATCACATATATAATCTGTTGCGGttcgcaacccgatcccatcatatcaatatcaaatcctcccttattctacCATATCACAATTATTGCCGCGTGCAATCTGATCCACAAACAACTTAAATCAACAGCAACAATTCAATAACTCAATTTATAAGATTTTCTACAATCAAAGGGTATAAGTACAAGGCAATAAAGGAACCACATAATAATCAACAGTGTTTTAATATATGTCtcagcggggcgtaagccccgagacgcgaggcgtaagccccataggtatttaatttttaatattttataaaataatataatgacagttaatatttataaacaggtaaaattgcataaaaattgaagaaaactatatatatgtgtgctccatccccacaaaaaactaatcaaaataatctattatacgttacttataagcacaagtaatttgagtccaaaacaataaagttttctatatggaggaacaaaaaggatgattaacctgcaatttgaactttgaatttgctgctatgaagaaaaatgtaattttctttatatttgtaaaaaaaattaaatatttgttgcttttgggagatattagcagactagcggacaagataaaaaattgaaaaaatcatgaattagggcttaaatcaataaaaaaaggtctttacttttaaatttaatacttttgagttcctttttaaaccttttgagtaattaccaaactgacttttgagaatttgggtattatatgaaggactaattcaacaaattttattttaatttgaaaaggtcTCTGGGGCTTACTCCTTAGTCCTTACTGAAAAAACGCACCCCGAACGCCCGGGTGTACACCCCGAACGCCCGGGTGTACGCCCCGAACGCCCGAGCGTACGCCCCAAATTGCGGGGCGTATGCCTCTTGAGACTTttgccccacaccatcgccc
It encodes the following:
- the LOC107825362 gene encoding photosystem II reaction center W protein, chloroplastic-like, coding for MATISACTTTSSVARAALVQNGSVSRPSSLLGLPSMSKVGKVRCSMEVKGEGETSKLGMGAASMMAAAVAASMSSPAAMALVDERMSTEGTGLPFGLSNNLLGWILFAVFGLVWSLYTVYTSGLDDDEESGLSL